In Rosa rugosa chromosome 4, drRosRugo1.1, whole genome shotgun sequence, the genomic stretch AATGCTCCTGGAAATGCCAAGTATATTTCTCCCATTATTCAAAAACAAATTCTAAATATACTTGGTAACAAAGTTAGAACCAAGATTCGGGAGGAAGTGGGAGATGCCAAATTTTGTATCCTTGTTGATGAAGCTGTTGATGTATCTAATAGGGAACAAATGGCTATCATTCTTCGATTTGTTGATTGTCATGGGTTTATTAGAGAACGGTTTTTCAAAGTGCTTAGTGTGGAAGACACTTGTTCTCAAACTCTAAAATATGAGATATCCAAAGTTCTTACTCAATATGATCTTCAAGTAGAAAATATGCGTGGGCAAGGATATGATGGTGCTAGCAACATACGGGGTGAATTTAATGGTTTACAAGCTTTGTTTCGTGAAGAGTGTCCATATGCATATTATGTTCATTGTTTTGCTCATCACTTACAATTGACTTTAAATGCTGCAGCTAAAGTGGTGCATGATATATGGGAATTCTTTTCAACTCTAAGTTTGATTGTAAATTTTGTTGATTCTTCTGCAAAAAGACATTCAGCTAATTTGAGAGTTattagagaagaagaaattgcagATTTAATGGCTGCTGGAGCACTTGAGACTGGTAGAGGTGCTAATCAGACTTGCACTTTTACAACGAGCAGGGGCTACTCGTTGGGGTTCACATCTTCGCTCtatttcaagtttgattaagttATTTGGAGCTACCCAAACAACTCTTGCAGATTTGGTTGCAAATGGACCAAATAAAGTACAAGGAGAAGCAAAGAGTGTAGGTAATGCAATGAAGCATTTTGAGTGTTTTGCTTGCTTTTGATGCATGATGTCATGAAGATTACTGATTTTCTTTGTCAGTCATTGCAAAAAAAAGCCATAGACATCTTCAATGCTCtcaattttctttcaataacaaaatcaaaacttcaagaTATGAGAGAAGATGGTTGGGATGATTTGATTATGAGGGTTGAATCATTTTGTTATCAGTATGATATTATTATGCCAGATATGTCTGCTCCTTACAAGAAAAGTACAAGGGCTTGTGAACAAAATATTACAAATGAGCATTATTATCGGGTCAATACACTTAATGTTGTGATAGACTTTCAGTTGGCAGAGTTGGATAGTAGATTTACAGATAATTCGTTGGAGCTCCTTATTCTTAGTGCTACATTTGATCCACGTGATAATTTTCGATCATTTAAATGTGAAGATGTTTGCAATCTTGCTTTGAGGTTTTATCCTCATGATTTTACATCATATGATATGCTTGCTCTAGATATGGAGTGTGGGTATTTTCTAGCAGATATTCAAAAGGATCCAAGATTTGCCAACACAGCTACTGTGTCTGATTTGTAGTCTGGGATCGGTTTGGCTCGGCTCGGGAACATGCCTATACCGATATCGATACCGAGTTTATAGTCggctcggttcggttcggtacgCCGGAATCTCATATGCAATACTGATTAGGCCCGAATCCGATCGGTTCGGTACCAATCGGCCTGAACTGCTTTGAAcagaaaaatttccagaaacctgAAATAATGCAGCATTGTAAATTTGCAAACCTTTCTAATTAGTTCTCCAATGAACTTCATGCACATTTCTGTCCAAAATGCAAATCAAAGCAGAACTTGGAACTACAAAAGTACAAATAACTAAAATAACTAAATAAGTGGTTAACAAATCTAAAGTGCATAACTGCAAATAGCCAAATAGTTCCCAGTTCCCACTGTTATAAGCCTATCAGCTTAATATTACATGGAAATGTTCACAAACCAGTGAAACCACAGTAGCAAACTAGCAATTGAAATAAGTTCATGAAAATATGAAACAATCAAgttgaaaaatgaaaactgaaagagTCCATCCTTGCGGCATAAACCAGAAAGTCAGAAACTAATCACATCAAGGCAATAGGCATCAACTGTTTTCTAAATCATCAGACACCATTTCATCCTCGGAGTCATCTTCACTGAGTTGAACAACTTCATCATCAGTTCCAATACCATTCTTTCCCTTAGCTTTTGGAGGAGGACAAGAGGTTGAAGAGGCTGAGGTTACATGATCTACATACCAAAGTACAAAACACAAGAAAGTGTAGTCAGAATGTAAAAAATAAATGCAGAAACTGAAATGTAAAAAGCGaaaactgaaaaataaaaaaacaaacacagaAAGTTAAAAATCTGCACCTTTCTCACACTTTTCATAGAACTCATAATCTTTGATGCATGGTTCATCTTCTATGCAGCTAATATCATTCCCCCTTAACCAACTTTGTAGACAAATCAATGCTTCGACAGATTTAGGAGTCAATGAACTCCTAAAGTTGTCTATTACTCTCCCTCCGGTGCTAAAACCAGACTCCGATGCAACTGTCGAAACTTGAATAGCCAACACATCTTTGGCTATTGCTTGAAGTATAGGGTACTTGGCTCCATTGATTTTCCACCATAACAGAATCGGGAACTCGAACCCTTCCTTCTCATTTGTGAATTCAAGAGGGTCCAGCAAGTATTTGTCTACTTCATGTGAAACCACAGCCTCATCAAGCTCATAAACTACTTTCCTCCAATCATTGATGTAAGATTGTCTTCCTCTGCTGTCGGTGCTTGTTACAGTGCTTTGTGAAGATGAGCTTTCAACCTCTATTTGACCTCTCTTCTTTGCAGGGGCCTCCTTTGGTGCATACTCTTCATACAAGGACATCAACACATCATGTAACTCCCTCGGTTTAGTCTGCACATCTTCCAATTCAAACCCTTCATTTGTCAAAAGATGAGTTACATGCCTTAGCttgaatctaggatcaaggatcACCCCATAAACACCAAGGGATTCAAATCCCGAAAGCCACCATAATACTTGATGAATTTGGACCTCATATTTGCTGCCATATCACTCAAAACCTTCTCGGTGTCCGAACCTGTTGCAATTTCAGGTTCTATGAAGAGCTTGCTAATCTCCGATTCGATTGACAACACATCATGAAAAGTGGTATGGATTGTGGGCCTATTACTTGCACTAACTCGTAGAGTTACATCATATAATACCCTAAGAAACTACACAAACACTTCCGCCTTATCCCATTCATCCTCGGATGGAGGCCCcactctaggcctcttgctTTTACTTGGAACCAAATTTCCTTCCTCATCATACTCTTCCTCAGGCTCTTTGAAATAGGCTGAAAAGCCGCTGTCCGGTTGCTCC encodes the following:
- the LOC133744256 gene encoding uncharacterized protein LOC133744256 gives rise to the protein MTDHRKPKRYKNLLSWFTSDSVDEIRSGSGSGSRNVTENFVNDVPLNRSPSIPLEECHNERIEREESFDVSSLERDPGIRRPICKYPLNEGDNIRKAYVVLGSYPSHHPAFTEHGFQGWKNVMSKKSGIVSHMGVLNSPHNISMHKWESLRNPSKHIERVISTQSSQEVADNRLRLITTIESVRVLQNAPGNAKYISPIIQKQILNILGNKVRTKIREEVGDAKFCILVDEAVDVSNREQMAIILRFVDCHGFIRERFFKVLSVEDTCSQTLKYEISKVLTQYDLQVENMRGQGYDGASNIRGEFNGLQALFREECPYAYYVHCFAHHLQLTLNAAAKVVHDIWEFFSTLSLIVNFVDSSAKRHSANLRVIREEEIADLMAAGALETGRDLVANGPNKVQGEAKSVDMSAPYKKSTRACEQNITNEHYYRVNTLNVVIDFQLAELDSRFTDNSLELLILSATFDPRDNFRSFKCEDVCNLALRFYPHDFTSYDMLALDMECGYFLADIQKDPRFANTATVSDL